One Acropora palmata chromosome 2, jaAcrPala1.3, whole genome shotgun sequence genomic window carries:
- the LOC141866682 gene encoding adenosine receptor A3-like: MENTSGEINLYSSTNNATDKADKGFQLHLTDQVVLIIHIIITATTCPLTILFNILVILTVKKTPQLQSKANILLACLAATDTFIGLTAQPSSVLVELFRLIDMKSVALIIRDYIHSGALLAGMTNSLLHLMLVTFERFVAIKFTIHYPFLITEKNIKVSVAMFWIIAVCSWVLKYVIPYVGLFILGSVVPMCMIFIAISYVILYRETLRHRKRIKTEQIAQQQVETFLKENKALKTTVYVVGSLVLCFIPSLFLFLSIVVEGLSLESVSFVSFCRMLSLLNSLFNPLIYFWRDKEMRKLVLPYFSTCITVVPSN; this comes from the coding sequence ATGGAAAACACCTCCGGCGAAATCAATTTATACTCATCTACAAACAACGCCACGGATAAAGCAGATAAAGGCTTCCAGTTACATCTCACAGATCAGGTAGTGTTGATTATACATATTATCATTACTGCAACAACGTGTCCACTTACCATTCTATTCAACATCTTGGTGATTTTGACCGTGAAGAAAACACCACAACTCCAAAGCAAGGCCAACATATTGCTGGCATGTTTAGCAGCGACTGACACTTTCATTGGTCTCACAGCACAGCCATCGAGCGTCCTCGTCGAACTATTTAGGTTAATCGACATGAAAAGTGTAGCCTTAATAATTCGCGATTACATCCACAGCGGAGCTCTTTTGGCTGGTATGACCAATTCATTGCTTCATCTTATGCTGGTAACTTTCGAAAGGTTTGTAGCGATCAAGTTTACCATCCATTACCCTTTCCTAATCACAGAGAAGAACATTAAGGTATCTGTTGCAATGTTTTGGATCATCGCAGTATGTTCATGGGTTCTGAAGTACGTAATACCTTATGTGGGACTGTTTATCCTTGGTTCTGTGGTGCCTATGTGTATGATCTTCATCGCCATTTCCTACGTGATTTTGTACCGGGAAACGCTGCGTCATAGGAAACGAATCAAGACTGAACAAATAGCCCAGCAACAAGTGGAGAcatttttaaaggaaaacaaggCTCTGAAGACAACAGTGTATGTAGTCGGCTCGCTCGTCCTCTGTTTCATAccatcattgtttttgtttctatcaATAGTAGTTGAAGGCTTATCACTCGAATCTGTCTCCTTTGTGAGCTTCTGTCGTATGCTCTCTCTGCtaaattctctttttaatCCACTCATTTACTTCTGGCGTGATAAAGAAATGAGGAAGTTAGTGTTACCCTACTTTTCAACATGTATCACAGTGGTTCCTTCCAATTAA
- the LOC141866717 gene encoding histamine H2 receptor-like → MENVSGVINLNSSTNNATDDGFQLHLTDQVVLITQIIITATACPFTILLNILVIMAVKKTPRLQSKANILLACLAATDTFIGLTAQPSYILFTTFQVFGMSSLAQTIRYHWQDRSVVAGITNSLLHLMLVTFERLVAIKFTIHYPLLITEKNIKVSVAIFWIIAVCSWVLRYVTPYVGLLTLGSVLPICIIFIAISYVILYRETLRHRKRIKTEQIVQQEVETFLKENKALKTTVYVVGSLVLCFIPASFLFLSIVVEGLTFEKSASFVSFCRVLSLLNSLFNPLIYFWRDKEMRKLVLPYFSTCITVVPSN, encoded by the coding sequence ATGGAAAACGTCTCCGGCGTAATCAATTTAAACTCATCCACAAATAACGCCACGGATGATGGCTTCCAGTTACATCTCACAGATCAGGTGGTGTTGATTACACAAATTATCATAACTGCAACAGCTTGTCCCTTTACCATTCTACTCAACATCTTGGTGATTATGGCTGTGAAGAAAACACCACGACTTCAAAGCAAGGCCAACATCTTGCTGGCATGTTTAGCAGCGACTGACACCTTTATTGGTCTCACAGCACAGCCATCATACATCCTCTTCACaacatttcaagtttttggCATGAGCAGCCTGGCCCAAACAATTCGTTATCACTGGCAGGATCGATCTGTTGTGGCAGGCATTACCAATTCCTTGCTTCATCTTATGCTGGTAACTTTCGAGAGGCTTGTAGCGATCAAGTTTACCATCCATTACCCCCTCCTAATCACAGAAAAGAACATTAAGGTATCTGTTGCAATATTTTGGATCATTGCAGTATGTTCATGGGTTCTGAGGTACGTAACACCTTATGTGGGACTGCTTACCCTAGGTTCTGTGTTGCCTATTTGTATAATCTTCATCGCCATTTCCTACGTGATTTTGTACCGCGAAACGCTTCGTCACAGGAAACGAATCAAGACTGAACAAATAGTCCAGCAAGAAGTGGAAAcatttttaaaggaaaacaaggCTTTGAAGACAACGGTGTATGTAGTCGGCTCGCTCGTCCTCTGTTTCATACCAGCATcgtttttgtttctgtcaATAGTAGTTGAAGGCTTAACCTTCGAAAAATCTGCCTCCTTTGTGAGCTTCTGTCGTGTGCTTTCTCTGCtaaattctctttttaatCCACTCATTTACTTCTGGCGTGATAAAGAAATGAGGAAGTTAGTGTTACCCTACTTTTCAACATGTATCACAGTGGTTCCTTCCAATTAA
- the LOC141864463 gene encoding catalase-like, translating into MANRSKATEQLADYAKSKQSPDALTTGYGAPVDTKTSTMTAGPRGPILLQDVQFLDEMSHFDRERIPERVVHAKGGGAFGYFEVTHDVTKYCKAKIFDKIGKKTPCLVRFSTVGGESGSADTARDPRGFAMKFYTEEGNWDLVGNNTPIFFIRDPILFPSFIHTQKRNPVTHLRDPDMFWDFITLRPETTHQVLFLFSDRGIPDGYQHMNGYGSHTFKLVNDKGVAVYCKFHLKTDQGVKNLSSEKGEKLAGSDPDYNNRMLYDAIANGKPPSWTMYLQVMTFEQAEKSPWNPFDLTKIWPHSEYPLITVGKMVLDRNASNYFAEIEQSAFNPASMVPGIEPSPDKMLQGRLFSYHDTHLHRLGTNYLQLPVNCPYKTRVCNNQRDGPQTFDNQSGRPNYYPNSFSGPKSDMKHSTSKFQASGDCMRYESGDEDNYSQATIFWEKTLDDEARKRLVNNIAGHLKDAQAFLQKRAVDNFSKVHVDLGNELSKALAEYKK; encoded by the exons ATGGCGAACCGCTCCAAAGCCACTGAACAGCTTGCTGATTACGCAAAAAGCAAGCAG tcCCCAGATGCCCTCACTACTGGATATGGGGCCCCTGTGGATACCAAGACAAGTACAATGACCGCAGGACCCAGGGGTCCCATCCTGTTACAGGACGTTCAGTTTTTGGATGAGATGAGCCACTTTGATCGAGAACGAATCCCTGAGAGAGTGGTACACGCCAAGGGAGGCGGTGCTTTTGGATACTTTGAGGTTACGCATGACGTCACCAAGTACTGCAAGGCCAAgatatttgacaaaattggaaAGAAGACACCTTGTTTGGTCCGCTTCTCAACTGTTG GTGGTGAATCTGGAAGTGCTGACACAGCCCGCGATCCTCGAGGCTTTGCCATGAAGTTTTACACTGAGGAAGGAAACTGGGACCTGGTTGGAAACAATACGCCAATCTTTTTCATCCGGGATCCCATCCTG TTTCCCAGTTTTATTCACACCCAGAAAAGAAATCCTGTAACTCATTTGAGG GATCCCGACATGTTCTGGGATTTCATCACTCTGCGTCCAGAGACCACTCATCAAGTCTTGTTCTTGTTCAGTGATCGTGGTATTCCTGATGGATATCAGCACATGAATGGGTATGGAAGCCACACCTTCAAACTGGTGAACGACAAAGGCGTGGCTGTCTATTGCAAATTTCACCTCAAG ACTGATCAAGGAGTGAAGAATCTCTCCTCTGAAAAAGGGGAAAAGCTGGCAGGATCTGATCCAGACTATAACAACCGAATGTTGTACGATGCTATTGCCAATGGCAAACCG ccATCTTGGACCATGTACCTGCAAGTCATGACCTTTGAACAGGCTGAAAAGTCCCCATGGAATCCTTTCGACCTCACTAAG ATTTGGCCTCATTCTGAATATCCGCTGATTACTGTTGGCAAGATGGTTCTCGATCGTAACGCCTCCAACTACTTTGCTGAGATAGAACAGAGCGCTTTCAACCCAGCTAGCATGGTTCCGGGAATTGAACCATCTCCAGATAAGATGTTGCAG GGTCGCCTGTTTTCATACCATGATACTCATCTCCATCGATTGGGAACCAACTACCTTCAGCTGCCTGTGAACTGTCCTTACAAAACCAGAGTCTGTAACAATCAGAGGGATGGACCTCAGACCTTTGACAATCAAA gtggCCGCCCGAACTATTACCCAAACAGCTTTAGTGGTCCTAAATCTGATATGAAGCATAGTACCAGCAAATTTCAa GCATCTGGTGATTGCATGCGCTACGAGTCAGGAGATGAAGACAACTACTCCCag GCAACTATTTTCTGGGAGAAGACACTGGATGACGAGGCTAGGAAGCGTTTGGTAAACAATATTGCTGGTCATCTCAAAGATGCTCAAGCTTTTCTCCAGAAACGAGCT GTGGATAATTTCTCCAAAGTACACGTTGACCTTGGTAATGAATTGAGCAAGGCACTGGCGGAATACAAAAAGTAA
- the LOC141864473 gene encoding uncharacterized protein LOC141864473 isoform X2: MAESDCNSDCSYDTDDSEYNFIPGHVNIDDIEVEDDENFSLGVEEAEPDPENYKPYEDEPIATEEWLSEYKKRQETQVEFERKLQDRYDGKHLVNSWCKCGACSAEYLQNPNEFQCCVEIEECVECLSSEMVIAEVGTKPNCVTQHPGFGQVCLQKWSLRLAADKYKTRNKTKYRQTGTENRG; this comes from the exons ATGGCAGAAAGCGACTGCAATTCCGATTGCAGCTATGATACCGATGATTCAGAGTACAATTTTATCCCCGGCCACGTCAACATTGACGATATTGAAGTCGAAGATGATGAAAATTTCAGCTTAGGCGTAGAAGAAGCTGAACCAGACCCAGAAAACTACAAACCCTACGAGGATGAGCCGATAGCAACTGAAGAGTGGCTTTCAGAATacaaaaaaaggcaagaaactCAAGTTGAGTTCGAGCGAAAGCTCCAGGATCGTTACGATGGGAAACATCTTGTAAATTCGTG GTGCAAATGTGGTGCATGCAGTGCGGAGTATCTACAGAACCCGAACGAATTCCAGTGCTGCGTGGAAATAGAGGAGTGCGTGGAGTGTCTTTCGAGCGAAATGGTAATTGCTGAAGTGGGTACAAAGCCGAACTGTGTTACACAGCATCCCGGCTTTGGTCAAGTTTGCCTTCAAAAGTGGAGTTTGCGGTTGGCTGCTGATAAGTACAAgacgagaaataagacgaagTATCGTCAGACTGGAACTGAAAACAG GGGGTGA
- the LOC141864473 gene encoding uncharacterized protein LOC141864473 isoform X1, with product MAESDCNSDCSYDTDDSEYNFIPGHVNIDDIEVEDDENFSLGVEEAEPDPENYKPYEDEPIATEEWLSEYKKRQETQVEFERKLQDRYDGKHLVNSWCKCGACSAEYLQNPNEFQCCVEIEECVECLSSEMVIAEVGTKPNCVTQHPGFGQVCLQKWSLRLAADKYKTRNKTKYRQTGTENRFLRGISYREFTRLVHGYLGGRRIPLPACTYHKIRATFPEEKSSYAGFETEDIE from the exons ATGGCAGAAAGCGACTGCAATTCCGATTGCAGCTATGATACCGATGATTCAGAGTACAATTTTATCCCCGGCCACGTCAACATTGACGATATTGAAGTCGAAGATGATGAAAATTTCAGCTTAGGCGTAGAAGAAGCTGAACCAGACCCAGAAAACTACAAACCCTACGAGGATGAGCCGATAGCAACTGAAGAGTGGCTTTCAGAATacaaaaaaaggcaagaaactCAAGTTGAGTTCGAGCGAAAGCTCCAGGATCGTTACGATGGGAAACATCTTGTAAATTCGTG GTGCAAATGTGGTGCATGCAGTGCGGAGTATCTACAGAACCCGAACGAATTCCAGTGCTGCGTGGAAATAGAGGAGTGCGTGGAGTGTCTTTCGAGCGAAATGGTAATTGCTGAAGTGGGTACAAAGCCGAACTGTGTTACACAGCATCCCGGCTTTGGTCAAGTTTGCCTTCAAAAGTGGAGTTTGCGGTTGGCTGCTGATAAGTACAAgacgagaaataagacgaagTATCGTCAGACTGGAACTGAAAACAG GTTTCTGAGGGGTATTTCCTATCGAGAATTTACTCGCCTTGTCCACGGATACTTGGGTGGAAGGAGGATACCTTTGCCTGCATGTACATACCATAAAATAAGGGCAACATTCCCAGAGGAGAAATCTTCATATGCTGGATTTGAAACTGAAGATATTGAATGA
- the LOC141864495 gene encoding uncharacterized protein LOC141864495 isoform X1, whose product MSWKSKDSPVYEKMCSALNNASLVSGIKQASPEAQTSCLEGFHSTLNQFAPKMIAFSYIGMYCRHIIAALYFNLNLFRELKKNADGTEQVKVVWPKFKNGEATVRDVKVKPNFEYVEDIYQMYIESQAKGQLGVAMQELSDMNPLPMNRMLERQSKEEAIAKRTERKGKTVKDVPPTTADTSEIEQPPQATKGKPRYCSTCKQPMKGHKNVTTCPKNRKEI is encoded by the exons ATTCCCCAGTTTATGAGAAAATGTGCTCTGCCTTGAACAATGCTTCCCTGGTCAGTGGCATCAAACAGGCCTCGCCAGAGGCACAAACCAGCTGCCTGGAGGGCTTTCACTCTACACTTAACCAGTTTGCACCAAAAATGATAGCCTTCTCATATATAGGAATGTATTGCAG gcaCATCATTGCTGCTTTATATTTCAATCTCAACCTGTTTcgagaactgaaaaaaaatgcagatgGTACGGAACAAGTGAAAGTGGTGTGGCCAAAATTTAAGAATGGCGAGGCCACTGTTCGTGATGTGAAAGTGAAACCAAACTTTg AATATGTGGAGGACATCTATCAAATGTATATTGAATCTCAGGCAAAAGGCCAGCTTGGGGTTGCCATGCAGGAACTGAGTGACATGAATCCCCTACCAATGAATAGAATGTTGGAAAGGCAATCGAAGGAGGAGGCTATCGCTAAGAGGacagaaaggaaaggaaagacaGTCAAAGATGTGCCCCCAACAACAGCTg ACACTTCTGAAATAGAGCAGCCACCACAGGCCACTAAAGGAAAGCCCCGCTACTGTTCAACGTGCAAGCAGCCTATGAAAGGGCACAAAAATGTGACCACATGCCCAAAAAATCGAAAGGAAATATAA
- the LOC141864495 gene encoding uncharacterized protein LOC141864495 isoform X2 yields the protein MNWKTANSPVYEKMCSALNNASLVSGIKQASPEAQTSCLEGFHSTLNQFAPKMIAFSYIGMYCRHIIAALYFNLNLFRELKKNADGTEQVKVVWPKFKNGEATVRDVKVKPNFEYVEDIYQMYIESQAKGQLGVAMQELSDMNPLPMNRMLERQSKEEAIAKRTERKGKTVKDVPPTTADTSEIEQPPQATKGKPRYCSTCKQPMKGHKNVTTCPKNRKEI from the exons ATTCCCCAGTTTATGAGAAAATGTGCTCTGCCTTGAACAATGCTTCCCTGGTCAGTGGCATCAAACAGGCCTCGCCAGAGGCACAAACCAGCTGCCTGGAGGGCTTTCACTCTACACTTAACCAGTTTGCACCAAAAATGATAGCCTTCTCATATATAGGAATGTATTGCAG gcaCATCATTGCTGCTTTATATTTCAATCTCAACCTGTTTcgagaactgaaaaaaaatgcagatgGTACGGAACAAGTGAAAGTGGTGTGGCCAAAATTTAAGAATGGCGAGGCCACTGTTCGTGATGTGAAAGTGAAACCAAACTTTg AATATGTGGAGGACATCTATCAAATGTATATTGAATCTCAGGCAAAAGGCCAGCTTGGGGTTGCCATGCAGGAACTGAGTGACATGAATCCCCTACCAATGAATAGAATGTTGGAAAGGCAATCGAAGGAGGAGGCTATCGCTAAGAGGacagaaaggaaaggaaagacaGTCAAAGATGTGCCCCCAACAACAGCTg ACACTTCTGAAATAGAGCAGCCACCACAGGCCACTAAAGGAAAGCCCCGCTACTGTTCAACGTGCAAGCAGCCTATGAAAGGGCACAAAAATGTGACCACATGCCCAAAAAATCGAAAGGAAATATAA